From the Cervus elaphus chromosome 20, mCerEla1.1, whole genome shotgun sequence genome, one window contains:
- the LOC122676779 gene encoding endogenous retrovirus group PABLB member 1 Env polyprotein-like — translation MSVNAYLYYENRSVSSPNDFNRFEGDYYQVWDEYFWMTPEKGQLLTPADICWEQKTHVPTFGGREFPGYHMKHMGLLPTHKCKTVMDVTFIVNKSVIWPGTDWENSPGIRWVTPNNTRWICGYNLWPWLPVGWVGRCTLGFVFAPGRIHKQKISQPVNLPYVKARWSRSVFHWYDYLASIFVPSLGATDIMLRVEALNNFTKQALTDTRRALEALNEEQKQMRKAVLQNRMALDILTASQGGTCALIKMECCVYIPDYSSNVSDALEDMKQQVAAMDFSDSSIWSQISAWFHSGWWKSIIFIIICILLLLCFGPCICQCISEMINKRLLMFSRLQTRPFPSREI, via the coding sequence ATGAGTGTTAATGCATACTTATATTACGAAAATAGATCTGTTTCTTCTCCCAATGATTTTAATCGATTTGAGGGTGACTACTACCAAGTTTGGgacgaatatttctggatgacccctGAAAAAGGACAGCTACTGACCCCTGCTGACATTTGCTGGGAGCAAAAGACTCATGTACCAACATTTGGAGGCCGAGAATTTCCAGGATATCACATGAAACATATGGGACTATTGCCTACCCACAAATGTAAGACTGTAATGGATGTAACGTTTATTGTCAACAAGTCTGTTATTTGGCCAGGGACAGATTGGGAAAATAGCCCTGGTATAAGATGGGTAACCCCAAATAACACTCGATGGATTTGTGGATACAACCTTTGGCCCTGGCTCCCTGTAGGATGGGTGGGGAGATGTACCCTAGGGTTTGTGTTTGCCCCTGGGAGAATTCATAAGCAAAAAATTAGTCAACCTGTTAATTTACCTTATGTTAAAGCCCGGTGGTCACGCTCTGTTTTTCATTGGTATGATTATTTAGCCTCAATTTTTGTGCCCTCTTTAGGAGCCACTGATATTATGCTCAGGGTAGAGGCTTTGAACAATTTTACAAAACAAGCTTTGACAGATACTAGAAGAGCTTTAGAGGCtcttaatgaagaacaaaaacagatgagaaaagccgTTCTACAAAATCGTATGGCTCTGGATATTCTAACAGCCTCTCAAGGGGGAACATGTGCCTTAATAAAAATGGagtgttgtgtatatattcctgattatTCCTCAAATGTTTCTGATGCTTTAGAAGATATGAAACAACAAGTAGCCGCTATGGATTTTTCTGACTCCAGCATTTGGAGTCAGATATCTGCCTGGTTTCATAGTGGTTGGTGGAAATCtataattttcatcattatatGCATATTGTTATTGCTGTGTTTTGGCCCTTGCATTTGTCAATGCATAtctgagatgataaataaaagattgctGATGTTCTCCCGTTTGCAAACGCGGCCATTTCCTTCGAGGGAGATATAA